The Nocardioides sp. S-1144 genome includes a region encoding these proteins:
- a CDS encoding serine hydrolase domain-containing protein → MSLGVRLAALQRRGRLPSVVGGVLRDGALVESAGVHADPSTAYRIGSITKTMTAALILQLRDEGALALDDPVGRLLPGVGYADLTIADLLGHTGGMQSEPAGPWWERSTGGDFEALVAANDGTGAVAGPGEWFHYSNLGYGLLGEVVARLRGAPWWDVVAARLLEPLAMTRTTYGPDAERGPHAQGHSVEHFTGRLALEPHTDTGAMAPAGQAWSTVADLAVWAAFLAGRRPDVLAAATLAEMGAPRLDPSYGLGLRVLDLGPDGARRFVGHTGSMPGFLASLFVEPASGDGAVVLANATTGLDADGVPHDLLLAEEPAPVEPWVPTTSVPPSVEPLLGTWFWGNSAVELRWSSDRLEVRSLQSGSLAHTFELRDDATIVGVSGYHRGETLHVHPTHLECATFVYTRVPYDPAAPIPGR, encoded by the coding sequence GTGAGCCTGGGGGTCCGTCTCGCGGCCCTGCAGCGGCGCGGCCGACTGCCCTCGGTGGTCGGCGGCGTGCTGCGCGACGGCGCGCTCGTCGAGTCGGCCGGCGTGCACGCCGACCCGTCCACGGCCTACCGCATCGGCTCGATCACCAAGACCATGACGGCGGCGCTGATCCTCCAGCTGCGCGACGAGGGCGCGCTCGCCCTCGACGACCCGGTCGGGCGGCTCCTGCCCGGCGTCGGCTACGCCGACCTCACGATCGCCGACCTGCTCGGCCACACCGGCGGCATGCAGAGCGAGCCCGCCGGCCCGTGGTGGGAGCGCTCGACCGGCGGCGACTTCGAGGCCCTCGTCGCCGCCAACGACGGCACCGGCGCGGTCGCCGGGCCGGGTGAGTGGTTCCACTACTCCAACCTCGGCTACGGGCTGCTCGGCGAGGTCGTGGCCCGGCTGCGCGGGGCACCGTGGTGGGACGTCGTGGCGGCCCGGCTCCTCGAACCGCTCGCGATGACGCGGACGACGTACGGTCCCGACGCCGAGCGCGGACCCCACGCGCAGGGGCACAGCGTGGAGCACTTCACCGGTCGGCTGGCCCTCGAGCCGCACACCGACACCGGCGCGATGGCGCCGGCCGGACAGGCCTGGAGCACCGTGGCCGACCTCGCGGTGTGGGCGGCGTTCCTCGCCGGCCGGCGACCCGACGTCCTCGCGGCGGCCACGCTCGCCGAGATGGGGGCGCCGCGCCTCGACCCGTCCTACGGGCTCGGCCTGCGGGTGCTCGACCTCGGCCCGGACGGCGCGCGGCGCTTCGTCGGGCACACCGGCTCGATGCCCGGCTTCCTGGCCAGCCTGTTCGTCGAGCCGGCCAGCGGCGACGGGGCCGTCGTCCTGGCCAACGCCACGACCGGCCTCGACGCCGACGGCGTCCCGCACGACCTGCTGCTCGCCGAGGAGCCGGCACCGGTCGAGCCGTGGGTACCGACCACCTCGGTGCCGCCGTCGGTCGAGCCGCTGCTCGGCACCTGGTTCTGGGGCAACTCCGCCGTCGAGCTGCGCTGGTCCTCGGACCGGCTCGAGGTCCGGTCGCTCCAGAGCGGGTCGCTGGCCCACACCTTCGAGCTGCGCGACGACGCCACGATCGTCGGCGTCTCGGGCTACCACCGCGGCGAGACGCTGCACGTGCACCCCACCCACCTCGAGTGCGCGACGTTCGTCTACACCCGGGTGCCCTACGACCCCGCGGCGCCGATCCCCGGTCGCTGA
- a CDS encoding MerR family transcriptional regulator: MNEQNPRTGSDPATDLALESADEQGLLFTDDVSPLPSDVGYRGPTACNAAGITYRQLDYWARTGLIEPTVRGAKGSGSQRLYSFRDILILKVIKRLLDAGISLQQIRTAVSHLRERGTDDLTRVTLMSDGASVYECTSNDEVIDLLQGGQGVFGIAIGGVWREIEGTLAALPSERANDTAADTAAAASSASDELAARRQARKIG, translated from the coding sequence GTGAACGAGCAGAACCCCCGGACCGGATCCGATCCGGCCACCGATCTGGCGCTCGAATCGGCCGACGAGCAGGGCCTCCTGTTCACCGACGACGTCTCGCCGCTGCCGAGCGACGTCGGCTACCGCGGCCCGACCGCGTGCAACGCGGCCGGCATCACCTACCGTCAGCTCGACTACTGGGCCCGCACCGGGCTCATCGAGCCGACTGTGCGGGGTGCCAAGGGCTCGGGGTCGCAGCGGCTCTACTCCTTCCGCGACATCCTCATCCTCAAGGTCATCAAGCGGCTCCTGGACGCCGGGATCTCGCTGCAGCAGATCCGCACCGCCGTCTCCCACCTGCGTGAGCGCGGCACCGACGACCTGACCCGCGTGACGCTGATGAGCGACGGCGCCTCGGTCTACGAGTGCACCTCCAACGACGAGGTCATCGACCTGCTCCAGGGTGGCCAGGGCGTGTTCGGCATCGCGATCGGCGGCGTGTGGCGCGAGATCGAGGGCACCCTCGCCGCACTCCCCAGCGAGCGCGCCAACGACACCGCCGCCGACACCGCCGCCGCGGCGTCGTCGGCCAGCGACGAGCTCGCCGCCCGCCGTCAGGCCCGCAAGATCGGCTGA
- the gcvP gene encoding aminomethyl-transferring glycine dehydrogenase has product MSEHPTLSDLDGALPFVERHIGLDADAVTTMLATLGFDSLDALMAAAVPGGIRSAEALDLPAPLTEAAAARELRAIAASNRPGEPMIGLGYHATITPPVIRRNVLEDPSWYTAYTPYQPEISQGRLEALLNFQTVVGDLTGLPTANASLLDEGTAAAEAMTLVRRGNRRASGPFVVDADALPQTIDVVRTRAEAMGIDVVVADLTDGLPADLPDGALSGVLVQYPGASGRVLDPRPIIEATHERGALAVVAADLLALTLLEAPGAMGADVVVGSSQRFGVPLFYGGPHAGFMSVAAGLERHLPGRLVGVSIDAEGRPAYRLALQTREQHIRRDKATSNICTAQVLLAVVASMYAVYHGPDGLRSIATRTHRYAAVLARALTDAGLAPTHEHFFDTLTVAVPGRADDVVSAARALGLHLRRVDDDAVGISTSELTTRSTVEAVLRAFGVPHGQLDLDALDRATEDALPGGLRRTTPYLTHEVFHAHRSETQMLRYLRRLSARDYALDRGMIPLGSCTMKLNATTEMEPVSLPGFADLHPFAPAEDAAGYRRLVDELEGWLAEVTGYDRVSIQPNAGSQGELAGLLAIRGYHRSRGDLTRDVCLIPSSAHGTNAASAVMAGMKVVVVKAGDDGTVDLADLEAQCEKHAETLAAIMVTYPSTHGAYEDTISTLCEIVHAHGGQVYVDGANLNALLGYAKPGEFGGDVSHLNLHKTFCIPHGGGGPGVGPVAVREHLAPFLPSHAMHPEEAKRAGIGPISAAPYGSAGILPISWAYIRLMGAEGLTRATASAVLAANYVAKRLADHFPVLYSGHGGLVAHECILDVRGLTKETGVSVDDVAKRLVDYGFHAPTMSFPVAGTLMVEPTESEDLAEIDRFCDAMIAIRGEIDRVGAGEWTPEGSPLRGAPHTSRALLGEWDRSYSRELAVFPTGPDPDKYWPPVARVDQAYGDRNLVCSCPSPEAFAEPELEPAGSA; this is encoded by the coding sequence GTGTCCGAGCACCCCACCCTGTCCGACCTCGACGGCGCCCTGCCGTTCGTCGAGCGGCACATCGGCCTCGACGCCGACGCCGTCACCACGATGCTGGCCACGCTGGGTTTCGACTCCCTCGACGCCCTGATGGCCGCGGCGGTCCCGGGCGGGATCCGCAGCGCCGAGGCCCTCGACCTCCCGGCCCCGCTGACCGAGGCGGCCGCCGCCCGTGAGCTGCGGGCGATCGCGGCGTCCAACCGGCCGGGGGAGCCGATGATCGGCCTGGGCTACCACGCCACGATCACGCCGCCGGTGATCCGCCGCAACGTCCTCGAGGACCCCAGCTGGTACACCGCCTACACGCCGTACCAGCCCGAGATCAGCCAGGGCCGGCTCGAGGCGCTGCTGAACTTCCAGACCGTCGTCGGCGACCTCACGGGTCTGCCGACCGCCAACGCGAGCCTGCTCGACGAGGGCACCGCCGCCGCCGAGGCGATGACCCTCGTGCGCCGCGGCAACCGCAGGGCGAGCGGCCCCTTCGTCGTCGACGCCGACGCGCTCCCGCAGACCATCGACGTGGTCCGCACCCGGGCCGAGGCCATGGGCATCGACGTCGTCGTCGCCGACCTCACCGACGGCCTGCCGGCCGACCTGCCCGACGGCGCCCTCTCGGGCGTCCTGGTCCAGTACCCCGGCGCCTCGGGCCGCGTCCTCGACCCCCGGCCGATCATCGAGGCCACCCACGAGCGCGGTGCGCTCGCGGTCGTCGCCGCCGACCTGCTGGCCCTGACCCTGCTCGAGGCCCCCGGCGCGATGGGGGCCGACGTCGTCGTCGGCTCGAGCCAGCGCTTCGGCGTCCCGCTCTTCTACGGCGGCCCGCACGCCGGTTTCATGTCCGTCGCCGCCGGCCTCGAGCGGCACCTACCCGGCCGCCTCGTCGGCGTCTCCATCGACGCCGAGGGCCGCCCGGCCTACCGGCTCGCGCTCCAGACCCGCGAGCAGCACATCCGCCGCGACAAGGCGACGTCGAACATCTGCACCGCCCAGGTGCTGCTCGCCGTCGTCGCCTCGATGTACGCCGTCTACCACGGCCCCGACGGGCTCCGGTCGATCGCGACCCGCACCCACCGCTACGCCGCCGTCCTGGCCCGGGCCCTCACCGACGCCGGGCTCGCGCCCACCCACGAGCACTTCTTCGACACCCTGACGGTCGCCGTGCCCGGCCGCGCCGACGACGTCGTCTCGGCGGCCCGCGCCCTGGGCCTGCACCTGCGCCGCGTCGACGACGACGCGGTCGGGATCTCCACGTCCGAGCTGACCACCCGCTCCACCGTCGAGGCCGTGCTCCGGGCCTTCGGGGTGCCGCATGGCCAGCTCGACCTCGACGCCCTCGACCGGGCCACCGAGGACGCGCTGCCCGGCGGGCTGCGCCGCACGACGCCGTACCTGACCCACGAGGTCTTCCACGCCCACCGCAGCGAGACCCAGATGCTGCGCTACCTGCGCCGGCTCTCCGCGCGCGACTACGCGCTCGACCGCGGCATGATCCCGCTCGGCTCGTGCACGATGAAGCTCAACGCGACGACCGAGATGGAGCCGGTGAGCCTGCCCGGCTTCGCCGACCTGCACCCGTTCGCCCCGGCCGAGGACGCCGCCGGCTACCGCCGGCTGGTCGACGAGCTCGAGGGCTGGCTGGCCGAGGTGACCGGCTACGACCGGGTCTCGATCCAGCCGAACGCCGGCTCGCAGGGTGAGCTCGCGGGGCTGCTCGCGATCCGCGGCTACCACCGCTCGCGCGGGGACCTGACCCGCGACGTCTGCCTCATCCCCAGCTCGGCGCACGGCACCAACGCCGCCTCGGCGGTGATGGCCGGCATGAAGGTCGTCGTCGTCAAGGCCGGCGACGACGGCACCGTCGACCTCGCCGACCTCGAGGCCCAGTGCGAGAAGCACGCCGAGACGCTGGCCGCGATCATGGTGACCTACCCCTCGACGCACGGCGCCTACGAGGACACGATCAGCACGCTGTGCGAGATCGTCCACGCCCACGGCGGCCAGGTCTACGTCGACGGCGCCAACCTGAACGCGCTGCTCGGCTACGCCAAGCCCGGGGAGTTCGGCGGCGACGTCTCGCACCTCAACCTGCACAAGACCTTCTGCATCCCGCACGGCGGTGGCGGGCCGGGCGTCGGTCCGGTCGCCGTCCGCGAGCACCTCGCGCCGTTCCTGCCCTCGCACGCGATGCACCCCGAGGAGGCCAAGCGCGCCGGCATCGGCCCGATCAGCGCGGCGCCGTACGGCTCGGCCGGCATCCTGCCGATCTCGTGGGCCTACATCCGGCTGATGGGCGCCGAGGGCCTGACCCGGGCGACCGCGAGCGCCGTGCTCGCCGCCAACTACGTCGCCAAGCGCCTCGCCGACCACTTCCCGGTGCTCTACAGCGGGCACGGCGGCCTGGTGGCGCACGAGTGCATCCTCGACGTGCGGGGGCTGACGAAGGAGACCGGCGTGAGCGTCGACGACGTCGCCAAGCGGCTCGTCGACTACGGCTTCCACGCCCCGACGATGTCGTTCCCGGTGGCCGGCACGCTGATGGTCGAGCCGACCGAGTCCGAGGACCTCGCCGAGATCGACCGGTTCTGCGACGCGATGATCGCCATCCGCGGCGAGATCGACCGGGTCGGCGCGGGCGAGTGGACCCCCGAGGGCTCGCCGCTGCGGGGCGCCCCGCACACCTCGCGCGCCCTCCTCGGCGAGTGGGACCGCTCCTACTCCCGCGAGCTGGCGGTGTTCCCGACCGGGCCCGACCCGGACAAGTACTGGCCGCCGGTGGCCCGCGTCGACCAGGCCTACGGCGACCGCAACCTGGTCTGCTCCTGCCCCTCGCCGGAGGCGTTCGCCGAGCCGGAGCTCGAGCCGGCCGGCAGCGCGTGA